The Polyangium mundeleinium genome contains the following window.
CGTGGTGCGAAGCGATGCCGTCGATGAGCGCCCTTTGGATCTCCTCTGCCCGCGCGTCGTCGATATCTCCGACGAGGGGCATGGCCACGACACCGTCGGCGATAGGCAAGAGCGGAGTCCCGAGCGCGCGGAGGGCCCGCTGCTGGGTCTTGACCAGCTCGGTTTGGAGCTCGAGCTGGAGGCGCTCGGCCGTGCTCGTCGTGACATCCCGGAAAAATCCGGCCATTCCCGCGGGCGCCCCCGCGGCGTCTCTGACGAGGAAGGCGGAGGTCTGTCCCAGCCATTCACTGCCATCCGGACGCCTGATTCGAAGGGTGCCGCTCCATGCGCCCGTGGTAAAGAGCACAGGGACGACTTCCGCCTGGAGCCTTGCATAATTCTCGGGATCGTAGAACTCCTCGAGCGTGCGGCCGACGGCGCTCTCTCCAAACCCGCTCATTGCCTTGAAGCTTGCGTTCGCATAAGTAACGCGGCGGTCGAGGGACGTGAGCGTGATGCCATCGAGGGCGCAATTGACGAGCGCCTGAGCAACACCAAGCTGCTCGATCATGGAGGTCTGCGACTTTACGACAGCCCTCAGCGTGCGCACTTCCTCCTCAGCGCGCGTGAGACCACCGCAATGGAAAGGTGCCTCCGGACCGAGTGCATCCGCGCGATTCGACGGGGACGTATCGTCGAGTGCTTGGGGGTCCACGCCGGTGAGCGTATTCATGATACTCCACCTCCTCCAAGGATTCTAGGATGGATGCGCGCCAACGCGCCACCCTGAATGCGGGACATTCGTAACGGGCTGGACAGCCGCCAGGGCAAGGACGCACCGTCCCCGTCAGAATGCGTACGCCCGTACCCGAGGCGCACGGAGGATGGACCGTGATCGGTATCGAGCGAGAGCAGCGCGTTCGGCACTTCGATCATGAAGGCGGGGGAAGATGTCCCGTCTGTACCGGCGGCCTTTCGCTTTGGGCCCCGTTGGGGCAGGTGGCGCTCGAAGCCCCCCGCCGTCGTCTCGGCGGCGGGGGGCGGACCTGGACAAAGTCCTTCGCGTTGCATACCCTCGGGCGCGAACACGGAAGTGCCCGCAGCGTACACAATCGACCCAATCATGAAGCGAATCTTCGTGGGTGCACTGTTCTCGTTCGCCGCGCTCGTTGCATGCGGCTCCGCACCATCGTCCCGCGAGAAGCTCGACGAGACCCAGAGGCAATGGCCGACGTCGACCCGTAAGAACGGGCCCGCGTCGCTCGAAGCGCCCACGAGCGCCCCGCCGTCCCCGGCGCCGTCCACCTCGGCTGCGCAGCAGGGCCCCGCTGTCGGCTCCCCGCCTCCGCTCTTCGCATCACGCCTCCGCTTCGACGCTGCCAAGCGCGTCGAGATCGACGGCAAGCTCGACGAATGGCGCGATCTCGTCTCCGGCGTGAGCGCGGTGCCCGACGCGCCGGACACCTTCGCCGCCACGCTCGGCGCGGACGACGCGGCCCTCTACATCGCAGCGCGCATCCGGCCTGCTCGCGATGGAAGCGCGACCGTGAAGCTCCGGCTTCGCTTCCTCGACCGCGGCACGAGCAGCGCGCCTTGGGAGGTGTCGGTGGCAGCGAGGAGCGGCGCCGTCACGGTGCGCGCGCCGGGAGGCCCGCCCCCGACGGCCGTATCCGACGCGAGCGCGCGATTCCAGATCTCGGGTGACGAGACGACGCTCGAAGCCCGCATCCCGTGGACCGCGCTCGCACCGGCTGCCCGCTCCCGCGTCGGGATCCGCGCCGCGCTCGTGTACGAGCGCGACGGTCACGAGCGCGCGGTGATCGGAATGGGCGACGCGGAAGAAGATCTCTGTCCCATGCCGTTCGAGCAGGTCCTCCTGGCACGCCTCGATCCGATCGCCCAGCGCCTCTGGCCTCACGCGACGCGATCCTGGTTCCAGGCCGGCGCGGACTACCCGATCGCCGTCGACGTGACCGGCGACTCCAAGCTCGAGCGCGTCGGTAAGCTCGGCAATCAGATCACCGTGTGCGAGCCCAAGAATACGGTCGACGCGCATTGCGAGACCCGCACCTTTCCCGGCGAGACGCGCGTCGAGGGCGCGGGCGCCCAGCGCATCACGCGTGATGACAAGGACGACTTGGTCCTCCACTATTGGCGAACGCGGGACACGGCCGAGCACCTCGTGATGGAGGTCGTCCCCGTCGTCTCCGGCGCGCCGCTCGTGCCGATCTTCGAACACGAAGTCTCCGTCTATCTCTGCTGCGGGAGCGAGGCGAACGC
Protein-coding sequences here:
- a CDS encoding STAS domain-containing protein, with protein sequence MNTLTGVDPQALDDTSPSNRADALGPEAPFHCGGLTRAEEEVRTLRAVVKSQTSMIEQLGVAQALVNCALDGITLTSLDRRVTYANASFKAMSGFGESAVGRTLEEFYDPENYARLQAEVVPVLFTTGAWSGTLRIRRPDGSEWLGQTSAFLVRDAAGAPAGMAGFFRDVTTSTAERLQLELQTELVKTQQRALRALGTPLLPIADGVVAMPLVGDIDDARAEEIQRALIDGIASHHARVAILDITGVKLMDAEIADALVSAAKTARLLGVEILMTGISSAVAKTLVEIGAELSGIVTRGTLQSGIAYALSRR